The following proteins are co-located in the Nitrospinota bacterium genome:
- the uvrB gene encoding excinuclease ABC subunit UvrB: MHPFKLQSDYEPAGDQPQAIEKLVNGLDSSPSSQTLLGVTGSGKTYTIANVIERVQKPTLVLAHNKTLAAQLYNEFKTFFPDNAVGYFVSYYDYYQPEAYLAQTDTYIEKDASINDEIDKMRHSATHALFERRDVIIVASVSCIYGLGSPEAYHGMLLFLEKGKVLERDHALQKLVEIQYKRNDIDFQRGTFRVRGDVLEILPVYERNEALRIEFFGDEIERISSFDPLTRQTLRDLDRIAIYPASHYTTPKELLDKAMENIRKELIERVAYFESQNLLIEAQRIEQRTMFDLEMIKEVGYCQGIENYSRHLMGRPAGQAPPTLLDYFPKDSLFIIDESHVTLPQLQGMYKGDRSRKETLIRYGFRLPSAFDNRPLKFEEFDNHINNVIYVSATPGSYELGKSSNQAVELIARPTGLVDPDIEIKPVATQVDDLYNQIRSRAEKNQRCLITTLTKRFSEDLAEHYSELGLKVKYLHSDIVTLERTQIIRELRMGEFDALIGINLLREGLDIPEVSLVAILDADKEGFLRSTTSLIQTSGRAARNVSGKVILYADQITQSMQAAIDEMNRRREIQLNYNQENDVTPRSIQRAIEQSMEYPLVPELEMQVMEEEEAYESGKPVLELIAELEKKMLSAAKDLNFEKAAELRDRIKRLREKDLEIIL, from the coding sequence ATGCATCCCTTTAAACTCCAGTCTGATTATGAACCAGCTGGCGACCAACCTCAAGCTATCGAAAAACTGGTAAATGGCCTGGACTCCAGCCCCAGTTCCCAGACTCTTTTGGGCGTTACAGGTTCGGGAAAAACTTACACCATTGCCAATGTTATTGAACGAGTACAAAAGCCGACTCTCGTTCTGGCTCATAATAAAACTTTAGCAGCCCAACTTTACAATGAGTTTAAAACATTCTTTCCCGACAATGCGGTGGGGTATTTTGTCAGCTATTACGATTATTATCAGCCTGAAGCCTATTTGGCCCAAACTGATACTTATATTGAAAAAGATGCCTCCATCAATGATGAGATTGACAAAATGAGACATTCGGCCACCCATGCTTTGTTTGAGCGGAGGGATGTCATCATCGTTGCAAGTGTATCCTGTATTTATGGTCTGGGTTCACCTGAAGCCTACCACGGTATGCTTCTATTTTTGGAAAAGGGGAAAGTTCTTGAGAGAGACCATGCTTTACAGAAGCTAGTAGAAATCCAATATAAGAGGAACGATATAGACTTTCAACGTGGCACCTTCCGGGTAAGGGGAGATGTTTTAGAAATTCTTCCTGTATATGAACGGAATGAAGCGCTTAGAATTGAGTTTTTTGGTGATGAAATTGAGAGAATTTCATCATTTGATCCTCTTACCCGCCAAACGCTTCGAGATTTGGACCGCATTGCCATTTATCCCGCGAGCCATTATACGACTCCTAAAGAACTTCTTGATAAGGCCATGGAGAACATCCGCAAAGAGTTAATTGAACGGGTGGCCTATTTCGAAAGCCAGAACCTGTTGATCGAAGCCCAGCGAATCGAACAACGTACCATGTTTGACCTGGAAATGATTAAGGAAGTCGGTTATTGCCAGGGCATCGAAAATTATTCACGACATCTTATGGGCAGACCAGCCGGCCAGGCTCCACCAACTTTGCTCGATTACTTCCCAAAAGATTCACTTTTCATTATTGATGAGAGCCACGTTACCCTGCCGCAATTACAAGGTATGTATAAAGGGGATCGATCTAGAAAAGAAACTTTGATTCGTTATGGTTTCAGGCTGCCTTCAGCCTTTGATAACCGCCCCCTCAAATTCGAGGAGTTTGACAATCATATCAACAATGTAATTTACGTTTCGGCCACACCCGGCTCTTATGAACTGGGAAAATCCTCCAACCAGGCAGTGGAACTAATAGCAAGGCCAACAGGACTGGTCGACCCGGATATAGAAATAAAACCTGTAGCCACCCAGGTGGACGACTTGTACAACCAAATCCGTTCCCGGGCAGAAAAAAATCAACGCTGTCTAATCACAACATTGACGAAAAGATTTTCAGAGGATCTTGCGGAACATTATTCCGAGCTTGGTCTAAAAGTAAAATACCTGCATTCAGACATTGTCACACTTGAGCGGACCCAGATCATTCGGGAACTCAGAATGGGAGAGTTTGACGCTTTAATAGGTATCAATTTATTGAGGGAAGGTCTTGATATTCCCGAAGTATCACTCGTTGCGATTTTAGATGCTGACAAAGAGGGCTTTCTGAGATCAACCACATCCCTGATTCAAACATCTGGAAGAGCCGCCAGGAATGTTTCTGGGAAAGTTATCCTTTATGCTGACCAGATTACCCAGTCCATGCAAGCCGCAATTGATGAAATGAATCGCAGAAGGGAAATCCAGCTAAACTATAATCAGGAAAACGATGTAACACCTCGTTCAATACAAAGAGCAATTGAACAATCCATGGAATACCCTTTAGTGCCAGAACTTGAAATGCAGGTTATGGAAGAAGAGGAAGCCTATGAATCCGGGAAACCTGTTCTTGAGCTGATTGCCGAATTGGAGAAGAAGATGCTCTCTGCTGCAAAAGATTTGAACTTTGAAAAAGCCGCCGAACTCAGGGACAGGATAAAAAGATTGAGGGAAAAAGACCTGGAAATTATTCTATAA
- a CDS encoding M24 family metallopeptidase, producing MKTLKKVHTGIFRDGGAGAFAKRRFRDRRKKLMEKEGQLMAITGVPYGPAGKTTWSYAYTPTYQEPAMMYLTGINQNNVILLLDPSSRESKEILFVDRKDRILEFWEGVRFGVGDEKSVREVRSVTGIQDVRDIREFKDVLKERFMKQKKKTMGTLWLEGIKNGKAVNISTDHNFDFKKRLEGWLRSWKAPRGALKNIMKIHFELRLPLDKYDIANARKAQEITNGGYKAMLKNFKNFSNECQVQGFLEGQMLMNTPYGLSYPSIVASGSNATVLHYTKNDDDFAKNEMMLIDFGVRWMTMHADITRTFPVSGRFNPMQKILYEIVLKAQVAVEKNARAGVTMDELNAVCWDKINDGLERDFRALGGKLKLQYKGRPHGVGHLMGEQEHDGDPFRNYLKEPMKPGWMISNEPGLYGEFRIRLNGKNYDEKIGIRIEDNLVMTTAGCLNLSSKIPKTVRQIEKLMAPS from the coding sequence ATGAAAACCTTAAAAAAAGTTCATACAGGGATATTCCGGGATGGAGGAGCAGGAGCTTTTGCCAAGCGCAGGTTCCGCGACAGAAGAAAAAAGTTGATGGAGAAGGAAGGCCAGCTCATGGCGATCACAGGTGTTCCTTATGGTCCTGCGGGAAAGACAACCTGGTCTTACGCTTATACTCCAACCTACCAGGAACCGGCAATGATGTATTTGACAGGCATTAATCAGAACAATGTCATTCTGCTATTGGACCCGAGCTCAAGGGAGTCGAAAGAGATTTTATTCGTGGATCGTAAGGATCGAATTTTGGAATTTTGGGAAGGGGTCCGTTTCGGTGTTGGCGACGAAAAAAGTGTGAGGGAAGTGCGTTCGGTGACGGGAATTCAGGATGTTCGTGATATCCGCGAGTTCAAGGATGTTCTGAAAGAGCGGTTCATGAAGCAGAAGAAAAAAACAATGGGAACCCTTTGGCTGGAAGGTATTAAAAATGGCAAAGCGGTCAACATTTCCACTGATCATAATTTCGATTTTAAGAAAAGGCTTGAAGGATGGTTGAGGTCCTGGAAGGCTCCCAGGGGTGCCTTGAAAAACATCATGAAGATCCATTTTGAATTGCGGCTGCCGCTGGATAAATATGATATTGCCAATGCCCGCAAGGCCCAGGAAATAACCAATGGCGGGTATAAGGCCATGCTGAAAAACTTTAAAAACTTCAGTAATGAATGCCAGGTGCAGGGGTTTCTGGAAGGGCAAATGCTGATGAATACGCCATATGGACTCAGTTATCCGTCTATTGTCGCATCAGGCTCCAACGCAACGGTCCTCCATTACACTAAGAATGATGATGATTTCGCAAAAAATGAAATGATGCTGATTGACTTTGGAGTTCGATGGATGACCATGCACGCCGACATCACCCGAACATTTCCTGTTTCCGGTCGGTTCAACCCCATGCAAAAGATACTATATGAAATTGTTTTAAAAGCCCAGGTTGCTGTTGAGAAAAATGCACGGGCCGGGGTGACGATGGATGAGTTGAATGCTGTTTGCTGGGATAAGATTAATGATGGGCTTGAACGAGACTTTAGGGCACTTGGTGGAAAGTTAAAACTTCAGTATAAAGGTCGTCCACACGGTGTGGGGCACTTGATGGGTGAGCAGGAACACGATGGGGATCCTTTTCGAAATTATCTTAAGGAGCCAATGAAGCCGGGTTGGATGATCAGCAACGAGCCGGGATTGTATGGGGAGTTCCGCATTCGATTGAACGGAAAAAACTACGATGAAAAAATAGGTATTCGTATAGAGGACAACCTTGTGATGACAACTGCCGGCTGCTTGAACCTTTCCAGTAAAATTCCTAAAACCGTCAGGCAGATTGAAAAATTGATGGCTCCTTCGTGA
- a CDS encoding SOS response-associated peptidase, whose protein sequence is MCGRYTLAKPLKLIESHFGPLHINLDYRPSYNIAPSQLSPAVINGSDQRELIALKWGLVPPWAKDEKMKLINARSETAHEKPSFKSSLRSKRCLIPADGFIEWKGAEKQPCFIYLKDQALFAFAGLWSSWKNPEGVSINTYTILTTEANETLATIHQRMPVILPT, encoded by the coding sequence ATGTGTGGACGTTATACTTTAGCCAAACCTTTAAAGCTCATCGAGTCCCATTTCGGTCCTCTCCATATAAATCTTGATTATCGTCCAAGCTACAATATAGCTCCCAGTCAACTTTCTCCCGCGGTCATCAATGGTTCCGATCAAAGGGAATTGATAGCACTGAAGTGGGGGCTGGTGCCGCCATGGGCAAAAGATGAAAAAATGAAACTGATTAACGCCCGTTCAGAAACCGCACATGAAAAACCCAGCTTCAAGAGTTCATTGAGATCTAAAAGGTGCCTGATTCCTGCTGATGGGTTTATAGAGTGGAAGGGTGCTGAAAAACAGCCTTGCTTTATTTATTTAAAAGATCAGGCACTCTTTGCCTTTGCGGGACTATGGTCAAGCTGGAAAAATCCTGAAGGCGTGAGCATCAATACCTATACGATTCTAACCACCGAGGCAAATGAAACTCTAGCCACGATTCACCAGCGAATGCCGGTCATCCTGCCAACC
- a CDS encoding TraB/GumN family protein has product MGTAHVSQLSVDMVEEHIKNGDYDCVAVELCPPRLENITNQAWWKNLDIYQVFRKKKAGLLLINLALTAYQKRLAERIGVEAGQEMIRAVELAHENNVRLEVIDRNISTTLHRLVTEVSFWQKLKIIGGLIAGVFVGEEISEQQIEDLKEGDMLHSVVSEFGEELPQIKRVLIDERDQYMVGRLAQIAREPEAPKKILALVGAGHLIGMLPTVESPPDEEHLAMLDQKPPPSRVGYFIGWGICIFILAMFGVGYYQSPELGEKLVLTWVLLNGGFCALGTLIALGHPVSIITGFFAAPLTSLNPTIGAGMVVGLVESYLRKPKVSDFETLREDIAVYSMWWKNRVARLFLIFFFSSMGSVIGTYTAGASIVTQLLD; this is encoded by the coding sequence ATGGGAACGGCCCATGTCTCTCAGTTAAGTGTGGATATGGTCGAGGAACATATCAAGAATGGTGATTACGACTGTGTTGCTGTGGAACTGTGTCCGCCTCGCCTGGAAAATATCACTAATCAGGCTTGGTGGAAGAATCTGGACATCTATCAGGTGTTTCGTAAAAAGAAGGCCGGTCTTCTTTTGATCAACCTGGCCTTGACTGCTTATCAGAAACGTCTTGCTGAACGCATTGGAGTTGAAGCAGGACAGGAAATGATTCGGGCTGTTGAACTGGCACATGAAAATAATGTCAGGCTGGAGGTGATTGATCGTAATATTTCGACCACTCTTCATCGTTTAGTCACCGAAGTCTCATTCTGGCAAAAACTGAAAATCATTGGTGGTTTGATTGCCGGGGTGTTCGTTGGTGAAGAGATCAGCGAACAGCAGATTGAAGACCTCAAAGAGGGAGACATGCTGCATTCGGTAGTGAGTGAATTTGGTGAAGAGTTGCCCCAGATCAAAAGGGTTCTCATAGATGAGAGAGACCAATACATGGTAGGACGCCTGGCCCAGATTGCCCGCGAACCGGAAGCGCCTAAAAAAATCCTGGCGTTGGTAGGTGCGGGACATTTGATCGGCATGTTACCGACCGTTGAATCGCCCCCGGATGAGGAGCATTTGGCAATGCTTGATCAAAAGCCCCCGCCAAGTCGGGTTGGATACTTCATAGGCTGGGGGATCTGTATATTTATACTGGCAATGTTTGGAGTTGGTTATTACCAATCTCCTGAATTGGGTGAAAAGCTGGTGCTGACCTGGGTGCTGTTAAACGGAGGTTTTTGTGCGCTGGGGACTCTGATTGCCCTGGGCCATCCGGTCTCTATCATTACCGGTTTTTTCGCGGCTCCCTTGACTTCTTTAAACCCTACAATTGGGGCGGGTATGGTTGTGGGTTTGGTGGAGTCCTATCTGCGTAAACCCAAAGTGAGTGACTTTGAAACCTTGCGAGAAGATATTGCTGTTTATTCTATGTGGTGGAAGAACCGAGTAGCCAGACTGTTTTTGATTTTCTTTTTTTCGAGTATGGGGTCTGTGATAGGCACATATACTGCTGGGGCTTCAATTGTTACCCAGTTATTGGATTAA
- a CDS encoding phosphoglycerate dehydrogenase codes for MDLPRVAVTPPAFCNSSALKNELSSYFPDSVFNQNDRYLSGSELIEFLKDADAAIIGRDPVNVELIRSLPKLKMISKYGVGMDNIDQQALELSGIGFRMTSGTNKRSVAELTIGFMIGLCHNMLSVSEELKSGVWNRSGGQNLSGKTIGVIGCGNIGQELVRLLQPFQCNIIVRDIADRDEFCRQWGAKETGFDELIAASDVVTLHVPLTKDTENFINNSVFQKMKRSAFLINTSRGRVVHQGDLHHALVSGAIAGAGLDVFWEEPPTDTEFLSLSNLMVTPHIGGNSLEAVEAMGRAAVQNLVEYFNLK; via the coding sequence ATGGATTTACCAAGAGTCGCAGTCACGCCTCCGGCTTTTTGCAATTCGTCTGCCCTGAAAAACGAATTATCGAGTTATTTTCCTGATTCAGTCTTTAACCAAAATGACAGGTATCTTTCTGGTTCGGAACTGATTGAGTTTTTAAAGGATGCTGATGCCGCTATTATTGGGAGAGATCCTGTCAATGTGGAATTAATACGTTCCCTGCCCAAGTTGAAAATGATTTCAAAGTATGGAGTAGGGATGGATAATATCGATCAGCAAGCGTTGGAACTGTCTGGAATAGGTTTTCGAATGACATCAGGCACTAATAAAAGATCAGTGGCTGAACTTACTATCGGGTTCATGATTGGGCTCTGCCATAATATGTTATCTGTATCAGAGGAGTTAAAGAGCGGAGTTTGGAACCGCAGTGGAGGGCAAAACCTGAGTGGCAAAACCATTGGTGTTATTGGGTGCGGCAATATTGGGCAAGAGTTGGTACGTCTTTTACAGCCCTTTCAGTGCAATATCATTGTTAGGGATATCGCTGACCGCGACGAATTTTGCCGTCAATGGGGTGCTAAGGAGACGGGATTTGATGAGCTCATTGCCGCGTCCGATGTTGTAACCCTCCATGTCCCATTGACTAAAGACACTGAAAATTTTATCAATAACTCAGTGTTTCAAAAAATGAAAAGATCGGCTTTTCTGATTAATACCAGCAGAGGCCGCGTGGTCCACCAGGGAGACCTTCACCATGCTTTGGTGTCAGGAGCAATCGCGGGAGCAGGGTTGGATGTGTTTTGGGAGGAACCTCCAACTGATACCGAGTTCCTTAGCCTTTCCAATTTAATGGTAACTCCACATATTGGGGGTAACAGCCTCGAGGCGGTTGAAGCAATGGGCAGGGCGGCAGTTCAAAATCTTGTTGAATATTTTAACCTGAAATGA
- a CDS encoding methyltransferase domain-containing protein yields the protein MSEKEYSREDWQGHYDSNDLGWDLGQVAPPFIKLWKDKKLPLGKVMIPGCGRGHEVVFLAENGFDVTAIDFSQGAVNYLEKTLRERNLNGQVLYQDFFDMDDSHNSRYDLVLEQTFFCAIPPRQRKDYVLNVTRMLKPGGILVGLFYHTDQEGGPPYNTTREDIETHFSGKFEIQQLDKTPFSAEKRKDKEWLGVLKKKI from the coding sequence ATGAGCGAGAAAGAATACAGCCGGGAAGACTGGCAAGGTCATTATGATTCCAATGACCTGGGTTGGGACCTGGGCCAGGTCGCTCCTCCCTTTATAAAATTGTGGAAAGACAAAAAACTGCCTTTAGGTAAAGTAATGATTCCGGGTTGTGGAAGAGGGCACGAGGTGGTTTTTCTGGCAGAAAACGGCTTTGATGTTACGGCGATAGATTTTTCCCAGGGTGCTGTCAATTATCTCGAAAAAACACTGAGAGAAAGAAACCTGAATGGGCAGGTATTGTATCAGGACTTCTTTGATATGGATGATTCCCACAATTCCAGGTACGACCTGGTTCTTGAACAGACATTTTTTTGTGCCATTCCTCCTCGACAAAGGAAAGATTACGTCCTCAATGTTACGCGTATGTTGAAACCGGGAGGAATCCTGGTGGGATTGTTTTATCATACGGATCAAGAAGGCGGGCCACCCTACAACACAACCCGTGAAGACATTGAAACGCATTTTTCGGGTAAATTTGAAATCCAGCAACTCGATAAAACTCCTTTTTCTGCTGAAAAGAGAAAAGACAAGGAATGGTTGGGTGTTTTGAAAAAAAAGATTTAA
- a CDS encoding SOS response-associated peptidase produces FAGLWSSWKNPEGVSINTYTILTTEANETLATIHQRMPVILPSEKYECWLAPDSNLDTVRSLLKPFPSEEFDFHPVSKAVNSPKNNHPEILAENLGN; encoded by the coding sequence TTTGCGGGACTATGGTCAAGCTGGAAAAATCCTGAAGGCGTGAGCATCAATACCTATACGATTCTAACCACCGAGGCAAATGAAACTCTAGCCACGATTCACCAGCGAATGCCGGTCATCCTGCCAAGCGAAAAATATGAGTGCTGGCTCGCGCCAGACTCAAACCTTGATACCGTCCGGAGTCTTTTAAAGCCCTTTCCTTCAGAGGAGTTCGACTTTCATCCTGTATCGAAAGCTGTCAACTCCCCGAAAAACAATCATCCAGAAATTTTAGCCGAGAACCTCGGCAATTAG